The Pseudomonas berkeleyensis genome includes a region encoding these proteins:
- a CDS encoding TRAP transporter small permease: MSNKPDAPIERVLATLALVLISLISLANVVVRYFTNVSFAFTEELSVFLLVVLTFAGASVALRRNGHIRISMIEQMFPRLRTPLVWLQWLAGVLVLGLVSWYGGQFAWEEFQWESESPGMGLPNWWYVVWLPLLSLFMLVRLTQMTLDRLRGRISDEP; the protein is encoded by the coding sequence ATGAGCAATAAACCGGACGCGCCTATCGAGCGCGTGCTGGCGACCCTGGCGTTGGTGCTGATCAGTCTGATCAGCCTGGCCAACGTGGTGGTGCGCTATTTCACCAATGTGTCGTTCGCTTTCACCGAGGAACTCTCGGTGTTCCTGCTGGTGGTGCTGACCTTCGCCGGTGCTTCGGTGGCGCTGCGTCGTAACGGCCATATTCGCATCAGCATGATCGAGCAGATGTTCCCTCGTCTGCGCACCCCGCTGGTCTGGTTGCAGTGGCTGGCCGGCGTGCTGGTGCTGGGCCTGGTCAGCTGGTACGGCGGTCAGTTCGCCTGGGAAGAGTTTCAGTGGGAGTCGGAGTCGCCGGGCATGGGCCTGCCGAATTGGTGGTACGTGGTCTGGCTGCCGCTGCTGAGCCTGTTCATGCTGGTACGCCTGACCCAGATGACCCTGGATCGCCTGCGCGGGAGGATCAGCGATGAGCCCTGA
- a CDS encoding DctP family TRAP transporter solute-binding subunit has product MKLSRCFTALAAAAALTAACASAQAREYSVSTVLSDAFPWGQAAQKWADLVNERSEGRITLRVYPNAQLVTGDQTKEFSAMRSGLIDMAVGSTINWSPQVPELNLFSLPFLMNDNADLDAITQGEAGKLAFAAIEKRGIVPLAWGENGFRQLSNSAKPVRAPADLKGLKIRVVGSPLFQDTFTALGANPTQMSWADAKPALTTGAVDGQENPLSVFDVARIDQAGQKYLTQWNYMADPLIFAVNQRIWKELPEADRELLAQAARDAGEWEVALSREAEVKRLADIRERGVELIELNDAERQAFVDATRSVHEKWAPRIGKELMEAAQSAIAQP; this is encoded by the coding sequence ATGAAACTGTCCCGCTGCTTCACTGCGCTGGCTGCTGCCGCCGCGCTCACCGCTGCCTGTGCCTCGGCCCAGGCGCGCGAATACTCCGTGTCCACCGTTCTGTCCGATGCCTTCCCCTGGGGGCAGGCGGCGCAAAAGTGGGCCGATCTGGTCAACGAGCGCTCCGAAGGACGCATCACCCTGCGCGTCTACCCCAATGCGCAACTGGTCACCGGTGACCAGACCAAGGAATTCTCCGCCATGCGTTCCGGCCTGATCGACATGGCCGTGGGCTCGACCATCAACTGGTCGCCGCAGGTGCCGGAGCTCAACCTGTTCTCCCTGCCGTTCCTGATGAACGATAACGCCGACCTGGATGCCATCACCCAGGGCGAAGCCGGCAAGCTGGCCTTCGCTGCCATCGAGAAGCGCGGCATCGTCCCGCTGGCCTGGGGCGAGAATGGCTTCCGCCAACTGTCCAACTCGGCCAAGCCGGTGCGTGCGCCAGCTGATCTCAAGGGTTTGAAAATCCGCGTGGTGGGTTCGCCTTTGTTCCAGGACACCTTCACTGCCCTGGGTGCCAACCCGACGCAGATGAGCTGGGCAGACGCCAAGCCGGCGCTGACCACCGGTGCGGTGGACGGTCAGGAGAACCCGCTGTCGGTGTTCGACGTGGCGCGCATCGACCAGGCCGGGCAGAAGTACCTGACCCAGTGGAACTACATGGCCGACCCGCTGATTTTCGCCGTCAACCAGCGTATCTGGAAGGAGCTGCCGGAGGCCGACCGCGAGTTGCTGGCCCAGGCTGCCCGTGATGCCGGTGAGTGGGAAGTGGCGCTGTCGCGCGAGGCGGAAGTCAAGCGCCTGGCTGACATCCGCGAGCGGGGTGTCGAGCTGATCGAACTCAACGATGCCGAGCGTCAGGCGTTCGTCGATGCCACCCGCAGCGTGCATGAGAAGTGGGCACCGCGTATTGGCAAGGAGCTGATGGAGGCGGCGCAGAGCGCCATCGCCCAGCCCTGA